One segment of Nitrospinota bacterium DNA contains the following:
- a CDS encoding homocysteine S-methyltransferase family protein yields the protein MMTFQEALKKQVLILDGAMGTMVQDLGLTDAAFGGPDFKMLTDLLIFSRPDDLKEIHLKYLKAGANIIETDTFGASPLRLKEFDFSKLDPADMQAVPEELDFRQCDYEAITYHLNVAGAKIAKQAVETYRQLPEYDGRPLFVAGSIGPSNYVLSSTEADLKKAVFAQIVDNNRRQVVGLIDGGADILLFETQQDILELKASLVGAKRAFAEKGRSLPIMAQVTVDQFSKMQIFNTDIHAAYTAVAGMGIDVFGINCNVGPELMRDTVEKLSRFCQHPISIVPNAGQPISEDGRTCYKLEPEAMAEMMAAFISESGVAIVGGCCGTRPDHIAALRKRIQGVERKSRQPDRTVYVSGPQEAIPLDSSQGLIRIGERLNVRGSQVIREAVESEGGINMAPLEEIVREQVKDLGIEVIDVCMDSNIVETEKVLPEVIHHLTSDFQGAMCLDSFSVEALQEAIEVYPGRPIINSISLEEYSKGQSKLEAVLSLTAEHHPVYVALVNGPEGPGQTADEKFDLALEIVNQAKEKFGVTPDQLLIDVNAYPIGSESVEGLNFCAETLKCLPRIKAIHPDLKTSIGVGNLTNGLAQKPYMRKVLTSVFLDEAQKAGLDCAILNPNHYVPLESLTQHDVDLAKKVILHRDMDAFEELERIALTKKTGTVQKKIDYDDLSLEDRICQKIRDGFKQKEQGSLEKDGGHFEYHDRIVLEVVQIVDKHEPLEFISGYLMKTMRELGDAFGRGEVSLPHLLKSADVMRNVMTFLERYMRMKTGVPEGEALEYKGVVVLGTVYQDVHSIGKDLAKTLLENYGYRVIDLGVQVPLEHFIETAEKEKADAIGMSALLVQTSNHMITVARMLKNAGRNFPILIGGAPVNRRHAGFVAMHGQADTDVILDNVFYCESGMDGVNVMNVLQDKGNRVSLLEENREKLIIEYRRAKGLQEVHDKLLETLPRRKVSFKKHDVACNEYGIHLAEFKLSKLSQSLDEKSLFSLNWKFGKKSSWEQKGVTSEHLKALKEEWIEKSETNQWIKPRARFALLPAQSEGDDVIIWDPKDLQKEIARVHFTPCVGKGRKDQFSIAQYFQPKSSGQMDLIGLQITTSGSQVDPVIEEFKRKHDSESALYLQGMCDRIVEDLAEYIHNLLRVRLGQKKGKDGQRYSPGYPAIVNLVNNRVIWEVLKAEDIGVALTGSNEFDPPGTTAAVVCFHKEAGYS from the coding sequence ATGATGACTTTTCAAGAAGCACTGAAAAAACAAGTTTTGATTCTCGATGGAGCCATGGGGACCATGGTTCAGGATCTGGGTCTGACCGATGCCGCCTTTGGCGGACCCGACTTCAAGATGCTGACCGATCTGTTGATCTTTTCCCGGCCCGACGACCTTAAAGAAATCCACCTGAAGTACCTTAAAGCCGGCGCCAATATTATAGAGACCGACACGTTTGGTGCATCGCCATTGCGTTTGAAGGAATTTGATTTCTCCAAACTGGACCCTGCCGACATGCAAGCCGTTCCAGAGGAACTGGACTTCAGGCAGTGCGATTATGAGGCCATCACTTATCATCTCAACGTTGCCGGGGCGAAAATTGCCAAACAAGCCGTCGAGACGTACCGACAGCTTCCAGAATATGACGGTCGGCCTCTTTTTGTTGCCGGGTCGATAGGCCCGTCGAATTATGTTTTATCGAGTACCGAGGCCGATCTCAAGAAAGCTGTGTTTGCGCAAATTGTAGACAACAACCGCCGACAGGTCGTGGGGCTCATTGATGGTGGCGCGGATATTTTATTGTTTGAAACCCAGCAGGACATTCTGGAGTTGAAAGCCTCCCTCGTTGGCGCGAAGCGGGCGTTTGCAGAAAAAGGCAGGTCACTGCCGATCATGGCTCAGGTGACGGTGGATCAGTTTTCAAAAATGCAGATTTTCAATACCGACATTCACGCCGCCTATACAGCAGTCGCCGGAATGGGAATCGATGTGTTCGGCATCAACTGCAATGTAGGGCCAGAGCTTATGCGGGATACGGTGGAAAAACTCAGTCGGTTTTGCCAACATCCCATTTCCATCGTTCCCAATGCGGGGCAACCGATTTCCGAGGATGGCAGAACCTGCTACAAATTGGAACCGGAAGCGATGGCGGAAATGATGGCGGCTTTTATCAGCGAATCAGGTGTCGCCATCGTCGGCGGTTGCTGTGGCACTCGGCCCGATCATATCGCGGCTTTAAGAAAACGCATTCAGGGCGTTGAACGCAAGAGCCGTCAACCCGATCGCACAGTTTATGTTTCCGGTCCGCAGGAAGCGATCCCCCTCGACAGCTCCCAGGGGCTCATCCGCATTGGCGAACGTCTCAACGTGCGGGGCAGTCAGGTGATTCGTGAGGCGGTGGAATCCGAGGGCGGGATCAACATGGCGCCTTTGGAGGAAATCGTTCGCGAGCAGGTCAAGGATCTGGGCATCGAGGTCATCGATGTGTGCATGGACAGCAATATTGTCGAAACGGAAAAAGTTTTGCCGGAGGTGATCCATCACCTCACCAGTGATTTTCAGGGAGCCATGTGTCTCGACTCGTTTTCCGTGGAAGCCCTGCAGGAAGCGATCGAGGTTTATCCAGGGCGGCCCATCATCAATTCCATCAGTCTGGAAGAATACAGCAAGGGGCAGAGCAAGCTGGAAGCGGTGCTGTCTCTCACCGCAGAGCATCACCCGGTTTACGTCGCTTTAGTCAATGGCCCTGAAGGACCGGGGCAGACGGCGGATGAAAAATTCGACCTGGCCTTGGAAATTGTCAATCAGGCGAAAGAAAAGTTTGGCGTGACGCCGGACCAGCTTTTGATCGACGTGAATGCTTACCCGATAGGCAGTGAATCGGTGGAGGGGTTGAACTTTTGCGCAGAAACCTTGAAATGTCTGCCGCGCATCAAGGCGATTCATCCCGACCTGAAAACCAGCATCGGGGTGGGCAACCTGACCAACGGCCTGGCACAAAAACCGTATATGCGCAAGGTGCTCACCAGCGTGTTTTTGGATGAGGCGCAAAAGGCCGGATTGGACTGCGCCATTCTCAATCCCAACCACTACGTTCCTCTGGAAAGCCTCACTCAGCACGATGTGGACCTGGCAAAAAAAGTCATCCTGCATCGGGACATGGATGCCTTTGAAGAACTGGAGCGGATCGCACTGACCAAAAAAACCGGCACGGTGCAAAAGAAAATCGATTATGACGATCTTTCTCTGGAAGACCGGATCTGTCAGAAAATCCGAGACGGGTTCAAACAGAAAGAACAAGGGTCGCTGGAAAAAGATGGCGGCCATTTCGAATATCATGACCGGATCGTTCTGGAAGTCGTTCAAATTGTCGATAAACATGAGCCGCTCGAATTTATCAGCGGTTATCTCATGAAAACCATGCGTGAGTTGGGGGATGCTTTCGGGCGCGGGGAAGTCAGCTTGCCGCATCTGTTAAAAAGCGCCGACGTGATGCGCAATGTCATGACGTTTCTGGAACGGTATATGCGCATGAAAACCGGCGTCCCCGAAGGTGAGGCTCTGGAGTATAAGGGAGTGGTGGTCTTGGGCACGGTGTATCAGGATGTGCACAGCATCGGCAAGGATCTGGCCAAGACCTTGCTGGAAAACTATGGCTACCGGGTCATCGACCTTGGAGTGCAGGTTCCCCTGGAGCATTTCATTGAGACTGCCGAGAAAGAGAAAGCCGATGCCATTGGCATGAGTGCGCTGTTGGTGCAAACCTCGAACCATATGATCACCGTCGCCCGCATGTTGAAGAATGCGGGTCGCAATTTCCCCATTCTTATCGGCGGGGCTCCGGTCAACCGCCGCCATGCCGGTTTCGTGGCCATGCACGGGCAGGCGGATACCGATGTCATTCTCGATAATGTTTTCTATTGTGAGAGCGGCATGGATGGAGTCAATGTCATGAATGTTCTGCAAGACAAGGGCAACCGGGTCAGCCTGCTTGAGGAAAACCGCGAGAAGCTTATTATTGAGTATCGACGGGCCAAAGGTCTGCAAGAGGTTCACGATAAATTGCTGGAAACGTTGCCGCGCCGCAAGGTGAGTTTTAAGAAGCATGATGTCGCCTGTAATGAGTATGGTATCCATCTGGCTGAGTTCAAACTGAGCAAGTTGAGCCAGAGTCTGGATGAAAAGAGCTTGTTTTCTCTCAACTGGAAATTTGGCAAAAAATCCTCCTGGGAGCAGAAGGGGGTCACCTCAGAGCATCTCAAGGCGTTGAAAGAGGAATGGATTGAAAAGTCGGAAACCAATCAGTGGATCAAGCCACGCGCCCGGTTCGCCCTGCTTCCGGCTCAATCGGAGGGGGATGATGTGATCATCTGGGACCCGAAGGATCTGCAAAAAGAGATTGCCAGGGTGCACTTCACTCCTTGTGTCGGCAAGGGCAGGAAAGATCAATTTTCCATTGCCCAGTATTTTCAGCCAAAATCATCGGGGCAGATGGATTTGATTGGGTTGCAAATCACCACTTCTGGTTCGCAAGTGGACCCCGTCATCGAAGAGTTCAAAAGAAAACATGATTCCGAATCGGCTCTTTATCTGCAAGGGATGTGTGACCGAATCGTGGAGGACCTGGCCGAATACATTCACAATCTTCTGCGCGTGCGGTTGGGCCAGAAAAAGGGTAAGGACGGACAGAGGTACAGTCCGGGATATCCTGCGATTGTGAATCTGGTCAACAACCGGGTCATTTGGGAAGTTCTGAAGGCAGAAGACATCGGTGTGGCTTTGACCGGGTCCAATGAATTTGATCCCCCCGGCACCACGGCCGCCGTGGTGTGTTTTCATAAAGAGGCCGGGTATTCCTGA
- the bamA gene encoding outer membrane protein assembly factor BamA — protein sequence MTKVSRFFLSILVVQFFLLFPALGFAQEGEIVQSLSIQGNKRVDDSTVLYYIKTEIGKPLSRQQIRKDIEQIYDLGQFKDIQVDTQSVPGGLNVIFKVVEIASIGDLRIVGNKIIDSEDIQEKIGLRRGAVFHDQQVAESIEMIENLYHAKGYFFVESKIETELTPENLVEVTIHIKEGGKVSVEKIRFSGNKAFADKELRKQMESKEKTWYSWLDESGVYQKDILKLDLFRIEAFYQDRGFVRVSVLEPKIDVNKKDQAIYITIPVVEGVRYKVGSIDIKGDGTFTDEELLGAVQSKKDEWYNVSRLREDVLKISDLYSTQGYAYADVNPVTKIDDDKKTVSLGIEIAKGKKVYVGKINIQGNVSSRDNVLRREFRLREGDLFDSEKLRRTKQRLNNTQFFEDVKIDTGRGEKPDLIDVTTTVTERPTGSISVGAGFSSVEKVIFTGSVSQNNLFGRGQSLVFSTSLSAIRSDFNLAFTEPRIFDTDILGGVDLFNRKTNFFSFSSRSQGGGLRLGKSLTEYDWVGLNYRFENVEVSDVNPGDETAFLKNEIRTTSRIVPSYVRDTRDDFLNPSKGMKHVLRFEFAGGPLGGSDFVKSGYEFTIYRPIIGKLVGAIHAELNYAEDYNGDTLPAFERYFMGGPNSLRGFNIRDVGPKNATGDPIGGTQSLLFNAELQFPFSKSFRGFAFYDRGNVYGNGTNISTTAENINLVEMRHSVGVGLRFLSPFGPVGFAYGFKLDQKDGEDLTAFHFTAGSAF from the coding sequence ATGACGAAAGTCTCCAGGTTTTTTCTATCCATTTTAGTCGTTCAGTTTTTTCTCCTTTTCCCTGCGTTGGGTTTTGCCCAGGAAGGAGAGATCGTTCAATCCTTGAGCATCCAGGGAAACAAACGGGTCGATGATTCGACGGTTCTCTATTATATCAAGACAGAAATTGGTAAACCCCTCTCTCGCCAGCAAATCCGCAAAGACATCGAACAAATTTACGACCTGGGTCAATTTAAAGACATTCAGGTGGATACGCAAAGCGTGCCGGGTGGGTTGAATGTCATCTTTAAGGTGGTGGAGATCGCATCCATTGGTGATTTAAGAATAGTTGGCAATAAAATAATAGACTCGGAAGATATCCAGGAAAAGATAGGATTGCGCCGTGGGGCTGTTTTTCACGATCAGCAAGTTGCTGAAAGTATTGAAATGATAGAAAATCTCTATCACGCGAAGGGTTATTTTTTTGTTGAATCCAAGATCGAAACCGAATTGACTCCTGAAAATCTGGTTGAAGTCACGATCCACATCAAGGAAGGCGGGAAAGTAAGTGTTGAGAAAATCAGGTTTTCCGGTAACAAAGCCTTTGCAGATAAAGAGCTCCGCAAGCAAATGGAGAGTAAGGAGAAAACCTGGTATTCCTGGCTGGATGAATCGGGAGTCTACCAAAAAGATATCCTGAAACTGGACTTGTTTCGAATCGAAGCTTTCTATCAGGACCGTGGTTTTGTCAGGGTGAGTGTGTTGGAGCCCAAAATCGATGTCAATAAAAAAGACCAGGCAATCTATATAACCATCCCGGTGGTGGAAGGGGTCCGGTATAAGGTCGGAAGCATCGACATTAAAGGGGACGGTACTTTTACCGATGAAGAACTTCTGGGAGCGGTTCAGTCTAAAAAAGACGAGTGGTACAACGTATCAAGGCTTCGTGAAGACGTTTTAAAAATTTCCGATCTTTATTCTACCCAGGGTTACGCTTATGCGGATGTCAACCCGGTTACCAAAATCGATGATGATAAAAAAACGGTGAGCCTTGGCATAGAAATTGCGAAAGGTAAAAAGGTTTACGTCGGTAAAATTAATATTCAGGGGAATGTAAGTTCGCGGGATAATGTACTACGCAGGGAATTTCGTTTGCGGGAAGGCGATTTGTTCGACAGCGAAAAGCTGAGACGCACCAAGCAGAGGCTCAATAATACCCAGTTTTTTGAAGATGTTAAGATAGACACGGGTCGTGGCGAAAAGCCCGATTTGATCGATGTTACCACGACAGTGACCGAGCGTCCCACAGGGTCAATTTCAGTGGGTGCCGGCTTCAGTTCTGTTGAAAAAGTGATTTTTACAGGGTCCGTTTCGCAGAACAATCTGTTCGGCAGAGGGCAGAGTCTTGTTTTTTCTACCAGTTTGTCCGCTATACGGAGTGATTTTAATTTGGCCTTTACGGAACCCCGGATATTTGATACGGACATTCTAGGGGGAGTCGATCTTTTTAATAGAAAAACAAACTTTTTCAGCTTTTCATCCAGAAGCCAGGGGGGCGGGTTGCGCCTGGGGAAATCCCTCACAGAGTATGACTGGGTTGGGTTGAATTATCGTTTTGAAAATGTAGAGGTTTCAGATGTTAATCCTGGCGATGAGACGGCATTTCTAAAAAATGAAATCCGGACCACCAGCCGCATAGTTCCAAGCTATGTGCGCGATACACGGGATGACTTTTTAAATCCTTCCAAGGGTATGAAGCATGTGTTACGATTTGAATTCGCCGGCGGGCCGCTTGGTGGTTCCGATTTCGTAAAATCCGGGTATGAATTTACCATCTACCGCCCAATTATTGGGAAGTTGGTGGGCGCCATTCATGCTGAGTTAAATTATGCTGAAGATTATAATGGCGACACTTTGCCCGCATTTGAGCGCTATTTTATGGGAGGTCCCAACAGCCTGAGAGGGTTCAATATACGGGATGTGGGCCCTAAGAATGCTACAGGGGATCCCATTGGCGGAACGCAATCCCTGCTATTCAATGCAGAACTGCAGTTTCCCTTCTCAAAGTCCTTTCGCGGGTTTGCGTTTTATGACCGGGGCAATGTTTATGGAAACGGTACCAATATCTCCACAACTGCGGAAAATATCAACCTGGTGGAAATGCGGCACAGCGTTGGTGTGGGATTGCGTTTTCTCAGCCCGTTTGGTCCCGTTGGTTTTGCTTATGGATTCAAGCTCGACCAAAAAGACGGAGAGGATTTGACGGCATTTCACTTCACGGCCGGCAGCGCTTTTTAG
- the lpxA gene encoding acyl-ACP--UDP-N-acetylglucosamine O-acyltransferase, with protein sequence MTIHKSAQIDSSVVLGENVSIGPHSILEPNVTVGDNTEIGSHVLICPNTVIGSGCRIFHGAAIGGEPQIVNFKDVSSSVEIGDGTVIREYVTIHRGAKESQKTKIGNHCLLMNYVHIAHDCEIGDHVIIVNYTGLSGHVLVEDHAFVSGQVGVHQFVRIGKFAMVGGKAAITQDILPFSLVEGAPARLVSTNSIGLRRKNFKPPVRAALKNAMKLLLDPELNTSQAIEKIEEEIGMGDEIRYLIDFIKQSSRGITK encoded by the coding sequence ATGACAATTCATAAGAGCGCCCAGATCGATTCGAGTGTGGTCCTGGGGGAAAATGTTTCCATCGGACCCCATTCAATTCTTGAACCCAATGTGACCGTCGGCGATAATACGGAAATTGGTTCTCACGTCCTGATCTGCCCCAATACCGTGATTGGTAGCGGTTGCCGAATTTTTCATGGAGCGGCTATCGGAGGCGAGCCTCAGATCGTTAATTTTAAGGATGTGTCATCCTCCGTCGAAATCGGAGATGGCACGGTCATCCGGGAATACGTGACCATTCACCGGGGGGCCAAGGAATCCCAGAAAACGAAAATTGGCAATCATTGTCTGCTGATGAACTATGTGCACATCGCCCATGATTGTGAGATTGGCGATCACGTCATCATCGTGAATTATACCGGGCTATCAGGACATGTGCTGGTGGAAGACCATGCGTTTGTTTCCGGCCAGGTAGGTGTGCATCAATTTGTTCGCATCGGAAAGTTTGCGATGGTGGGGGGGAAAGCGGCCATCACCCAAGATATTCTTCCCTTTTCGCTTGTCGAAGGCGCTCCGGCTCGATTGGTCAGTACCAATTCGATTGGTTTGCGGCGGAAAAATTTCAAACCCCCGGTTCGTGCCGCCTTAAAAAATGCTATGAAATTATTACTGGACCCCGAACTCAACACATCACAGGCTATTGAGAAAATAGAAGAGGAAATTGGAATGGGGGACGAAATCCGATATCTTATCGACTTCATTAAACAATCATCACGAGGGATTACGAAATAA
- a CDS encoding ATP-dependent Clp protease ATP-binding subunit, with protein sequence MFKRFTERARRVIILAREEAELYRHEYLGTEHILQGVVKDGGGIAVAIMQKSGADLRELRKELEKNLPRSSNSLIIGDIPFTSRAKKVLEFAVEEARSLNHNYIGTEHLLLGLLKEKEGVACRVLNSFGMFFDDVKEKIAEMFKEPTESSREVGKTPTLDEFSRDLTKMAIDGKLDPIIGRFKEIERVIQILSRRTKNNPVLIGEPGVGKTAIVEGLAQMVVEKEVPDTLFNKRVVSLDLGSLIAGTKYRGQFEARLKGIMKEIMQNENIILFIDELHTLVGAGAAEGSVDASNMLKPALSRGEVQCIGATTLEEYRKYIEKNGALERRFQPVVVNPPSVEETIEIIKGLKVPYEMHHKAKITDEAIVTAVRFADRYISDRFLPDKAIDVIDEAGSRVRLRKVTQSPEMRQIQRDIDSLIREKKTCIEGQEFEKAVDLRDKEEKLRETLEKERERWEGDQDLSEPSITEEDIAAVVSSMTGVPLSRIEEKESERLLNMEEELSSKVVGQSEAVKVVTKAIRRSRSGLKDLRRPIGTFLFLGPTGVGKTELANVLAEFLFGNRDSLIRLDMSEYMEKFNVSRLTGAPPGYVGYEEGGQLTEKVRRKPYSVILFDEIEKANPDVFHLLLQIMDDGRLTDSYGRVIDFKNTVIIMTSNISSRSLDKGTTLGFHKDNAELNYEKMQKEIKQDLKRTFNPEFLNRISEMVVFRPLDLEHIVEILDVQLKLVNEQLIQQGLTMEMSMEAKRWLAEKGYDKTFGARPLQRAIQKYLEDRLSDEMLKGRFKSGGHIKVGLRGDELVFTEKSAGALNAC encoded by the coding sequence ATGTTCAAACGATTCACAGAAAGAGCCCGTAGGGTCATAATCCTTGCACGTGAAGAAGCTGAACTCTACCGTCATGAATATCTTGGAACGGAACACATATTGCAAGGTGTTGTGAAAGATGGCGGCGGCATTGCGGTAGCCATTATGCAAAAGTCGGGAGCGGATCTCAGGGAGCTTAGAAAAGAACTTGAGAAAAATCTTCCCCGTAGTTCCAACTCCTTGATCATCGGAGATATTCCTTTCACATCGCGGGCAAAGAAAGTTTTGGAATTTGCGGTGGAGGAAGCCAGATCCCTGAATCATAACTATATCGGGACCGAGCATCTACTTCTGGGGTTGCTTAAGGAAAAGGAGGGGGTTGCTTGCAGGGTTCTTAATAGTTTTGGGATGTTTTTCGATGATGTGAAGGAGAAGATCGCTGAAATGTTCAAGGAGCCTACAGAAAGCTCCAGAGAAGTCGGTAAGACCCCGACCTTGGATGAGTTCAGCCGTGATCTCACGAAGATGGCGATTGATGGAAAGCTGGACCCCATCATAGGCCGTTTCAAGGAAATTGAGCGGGTGATTCAGATTCTGAGTCGGCGCACAAAAAACAATCCGGTTTTGATTGGCGAGCCGGGAGTGGGCAAAACGGCCATTGTCGAAGGGTTGGCTCAGATGGTGGTGGAAAAGGAAGTTCCCGATACATTGTTTAACAAGAGAGTTGTTTCTCTGGACCTGGGTTCGTTGATTGCGGGGACGAAATACCGGGGGCAGTTTGAAGCGCGTCTCAAGGGAATCATGAAAGAAATTATGCAGAATGAAAATATCATTCTTTTTATCGACGAGTTGCATACCTTGGTTGGCGCTGGTGCCGCTGAGGGGTCGGTGGATGCCTCCAATATGTTGAAACCCGCTTTATCGCGCGGGGAAGTTCAGTGTATAGGCGCAACGACTTTGGAAGAATACCGGAAATACATTGAGAAAAACGGAGCGCTGGAGCGACGCTTCCAGCCCGTCGTGGTGAATCCGCCGTCGGTTGAGGAAACCATTGAGATCATCAAGGGTTTGAAAGTGCCTTACGAAATGCATCACAAAGCCAAAATTACCGACGAGGCCATCGTCACGGCGGTGCGATTCGCGGACAGGTATATCAGTGATCGATTTTTGCCCGATAAGGCGATCGATGTGATCGATGAAGCGGGGTCCCGCGTGCGCCTCAGAAAAGTGACCCAGTCGCCGGAGATGCGTCAGATTCAACGGGATATTGACTCTCTGATTCGGGAAAAGAAAACTTGTATTGAGGGTCAGGAATTCGAGAAGGCTGTGGATCTGCGTGACAAGGAAGAGAAGCTTCGGGAAACGCTTGAAAAGGAAAGAGAGCGATGGGAAGGCGACCAGGACTTGAGCGAACCCTCCATCACGGAAGAAGATATCGCCGCTGTGGTTTCAAGCATGACAGGGGTTCCGCTTTCCCGGATTGAGGAAAAAGAAAGTGAGCGTCTGCTCAATATGGAAGAAGAATTGTCTTCCAAGGTTGTCGGGCAGAGCGAGGCGGTCAAGGTGGTCACCAAAGCGATTCGCCGTTCCCGATCTGGACTGAAGGATTTGCGTCGGCCGATCGGCACCTTTCTCTTTCTTGGGCCGACAGGGGTGGGGAAAACAGAGCTGGCGAATGTCCTCGCCGAGTTTTTGTTTGGTAATAGGGATTCCCTGATACGCCTGGACATGTCGGAGTATATGGAGAAGTTTAATGTTTCCCGTTTGACGGGTGCTCCTCCCGGTTATGTGGGTTATGAAGAAGGTGGGCAGTTGACGGAAAAAGTACGGAGAAAACCCTACTCCGTAATACTGTTCGATGAAATCGAAAAAGCCAATCCTGATGTGTTTCATCTTTTGTTGCAGATCATGGATGATGGCCGGTTGACGGACAGTTATGGGCGGGTGATTGACTTTAAGAACACCGTGATCATTATGACCTCCAATATCAGTTCCAGAAGCCTGGATAAAGGCACTACCTTAGGGTTTCACAAGGACAATGCTGAGTTGAATTATGAAAAGATGCAAAAGGAAATCAAGCAGGATTTAAAGAGAACGTTTAACCCTGAGTTTTTAAATCGGATCAGCGAGATGGTGGTGTTCCGTCCCTTGGACTTGGAACATATTGTGGAAATTCTGGACGTTCAGTTGAAGCTGGTCAATGAACAGCTCATTCAGCAAGGCCTCACCATGGAAATGAGTATGGAGGCCAAGAGATGGCTTGCTGAAAAAGGTTACGATAAAACCTTTGGCGCCCGTCCGTTGCAACGTGCCATTCAAAAATATCTTGAAGACCGGCTTTCAGATGAAATGTTGAAGGGTCGGTTCAAGAGTGGCGGGCATATCAAGGTTGGTTTGCGGGGTGATGAGCTTGTGTTCACCGAAAAATCCGCCGGGGCTCTAAATGCTTGTTGA
- the fabZ gene encoding 3-hydroxyacyl-ACP dehydratase FabZ: protein MMDINEIKRVIPHRYPFLMVDRVTECDMESRIVGIKNVTADEPFFQGHFPEFPVMPGVLIIEALAQVACILALKILKKEGSPSVFFTGIDAAKFRKPVVPGDQLRLELNKIKQRGTLFRFQAEAYVGDALVTECTLQAMLGK, encoded by the coding sequence ATGATGGACATTAATGAAATCAAGCGAGTCATTCCTCACCGCTATCCATTTTTGATGGTCGATCGAGTGACCGAATGTGACATGGAGTCCCGGATCGTAGGGATCAAAAACGTGACCGCCGACGAACCGTTTTTTCAAGGACATTTCCCCGAATTCCCGGTGATGCCGGGCGTGTTGATCATTGAGGCGCTGGCCCAGGTTGCGTGTATTCTGGCCTTAAAAATTCTTAAGAAAGAAGGTAGCCCTTCTGTTTTTTTTACTGGAATTGACGCCGCCAAATTTCGCAAGCCGGTGGTGCCGGGGGATCAGTTACGGCTTGAGTTGAACAAGATAAAACAGAGAGGAACCCTGTTTCGGTTTCAGGCTGAAGCCTATGTCGGCGATGCACTGGTTACTGAGTGTACTTTGCAGGCAATGCTTGGAAAATAA
- a CDS encoding OmpH family outer membrane protein codes for MQHELTRSITKLGRLLSITVLAWALTVSMATAASTPKFGFIDVQKAISSTKDWKNGFAAFKASFQKQKSVISQKEEKIKKMLEDLNKQSFVLDPTLKKQKEDDFRKEKVAFERYVEDQNNEFGKKEKEMTQKLLLQMIEIVQAVGKDRNYSMILEKKSVLYLDEGNDITDLAVKAYDLKYK; via the coding sequence ATGCAGCACGAACTGACTCGGTCCATCACAAAACTTGGTCGCCTCTTGTCAATCACAGTATTGGCATGGGCGTTAACGGTTAGTATGGCTACAGCCGCCTCCACACCCAAATTTGGTTTCATTGATGTCCAGAAAGCCATTTCCAGCACTAAAGACTGGAAAAATGGGTTTGCCGCTTTCAAAGCCAGCTTTCAAAAGCAAAAAAGCGTGATATCTCAAAAAGAAGAAAAAATAAAAAAGATGCTTGAGGATCTGAATAAGCAGAGCTTTGTGCTGGACCCAACACTTAAGAAGCAAAAAGAAGATGATTTTAGAAAAGAAAAAGTTGCATTCGAGCGTTACGTAGAAGACCAGAACAACGAGTTTGGTAAAAAAGAAAAGGAAATGACTCAAAAATTATTATTGCAAATGATAGAGATTGTCCAGGCAGTGGGTAAGGATCGTAACTATTCTATGATTTTAGAGAAAAAATCAGTCCTTTATCTCGATGAAGGAAACGATATTACCGATTTGGCTGTAAAAGCTTACGACCTTAAGTATAAATAA